In Micromonospora sp. NBC_01813, the following are encoded in one genomic region:
- a CDS encoding IS630 family transposase — MSVAAPLALRPGDGSRLRALTRSSQAAAGLAQRARIVLLAAEGMPNAAIGRQVGVSTPTVLAWRNRYDAGGIDALADLGRSGRPSVVDEVAIVVRTVSDDGRPPADLGVTHWSARLLADQMRREGTPVSFATVSRVWRKWGLQPHRSETFKFSTDPQLEARIRDVVGLYLNPPAGAVVVSVDEKSQVQALDRTAPILPLRPGLAERRTHDYVRNGTTTLFAALEVATGRVSADACFDRHSNVEFLAFLKQVAKAHPRVQLHVVVDNYATHNHPNVKAWLARHPRITMHFTPTSCSWLNMVEIFFGIITRQAIRRGTFTSVPDLTAAIRAFIDGYNQRCKPFAWTKTADQILTKANREKTSDTGH, encoded by the coding sequence ATGTCTGTTGCCGCGCCTTTGGCGCTTCGCCCGGGAGATGGGTCTCGTCTACGCGCACTGACCCGGTCATCACAGGCAGCGGCGGGTCTGGCGCAGCGGGCGAGGATTGTTCTACTGGCCGCTGAAGGTATGCCGAACGCGGCGATCGGCCGTCAGGTCGGGGTGTCGACCCCGACGGTCCTGGCGTGGCGTAACCGCTACGACGCCGGCGGCATCGACGCGTTGGCCGACCTGGGGCGCTCGGGCCGACCGTCGGTGGTCGACGAAGTCGCCATCGTGGTGCGTACCGTCTCCGACGACGGGCGGCCGCCAGCGGACCTCGGAGTGACGCACTGGTCGGCGCGGCTGCTGGCCGACCAGATGCGCCGGGAGGGAACCCCGGTCAGCTTCGCCACCGTTTCACGTGTCTGGCGCAAATGGGGCCTGCAGCCGCACCGGTCGGAGACGTTCAAGTTCTCCACCGATCCTCAACTGGAAGCCAGGATCCGGGACGTGGTCGGCCTGTACCTGAACCCGCCGGCCGGCGCGGTGGTGGTCTCGGTCGACGAGAAGTCCCAGGTCCAGGCGCTCGACCGGACCGCGCCGATCCTGCCGCTCCGCCCCGGACTGGCGGAGCGCCGGACCCACGACTACGTCCGCAACGGCACCACCACCCTGTTCGCCGCCCTGGAGGTGGCCACCGGACGCGTCAGCGCCGACGCCTGCTTCGACCGGCACTCCAACGTGGAGTTCCTGGCCTTCCTCAAGCAGGTCGCCAAGGCCCACCCCCGAGTGCAACTGCACGTCGTGGTCGACAACTACGCCACCCACAACCACCCGAACGTCAAAGCCTGGCTGGCCCGCCACCCCCGCATCACCATGCACTTCACCCCCACCAGCTGTTCCTGGCTGAACATGGTGGAGATCTTCTTCGGGATCATCACCCGCCAGGCCATCCGCCGCGGCACCTTCACCTCCGTGCCCGACCTGACCGCCGCGATCCGTGCGTTCATCGACGGCTACAACCAGCGATGCAAACCCTTCGCCTGGACCAAAACCGCCGACCAGATCCTCACCAAAGCAAACCGCGAAAAGACTTCAGACACGGGACACTAG
- a CDS encoding DEAD/DEAH box helicase family protein yields the protein MDHQRIRRLANQSANFGFLVDHPLLVFYGVGTESLIYVDAQASMFKARAFGDTMARDLVHRTGTRTSDGSFHHQVQALNAAGVLVPKVFDAFTRLRKVGNQAVHDHLDQVRTALEMLRDCFELGIWFHRALTDDRSPIGFVPPSPPPQQVPQSIVAGLQAELDRYRQELAEAKLLLDGEPSVAAARVVAEAAADRAVTESAARRTVAAELVADLEPQMTAASAEFAAREPVKVSAAKREAFISRARRASAEPLNEVQTRAEIDRQLTAAGWQVQDETQINLYAGTGVAVREVTLATGRADYLLYVQQKLVGVIEAKREGTAPRGAEAQLDRYLRGLTAAQRMSAWRRDAPLPFGYVATGTETAFVNGLDPQPRTREVFAFHRPETLARWMREAADDPAAPTLRARLRQLPPLAEDGLRQAQIDAVRGLEGALAADRPRSLIQMATGAGKTYTAVTSSYRLLRHAKATRILFLVDRNNLGRQTLREYAGFAAPGDGRKFTELYNVDRLAGAGMLDSSAVVISTIQRLYGALAGRELPDVDVDDQAYDSYDLDEPAQVAYNPAIPPEAFDLIIVDECHRSIYGKWRAVLEYFDAFMVGLTATPVKQTLGFFQQNLVSEYTYEQAVADGVNVGFDVYRIRTEISDAGATIEAKTVVPLRDRRTRAERYQELEEDFSYAAKDLGRSVISKGQLKLVLETFRDRLFTEIFPGRTTVPKTLIFAVDDNHAEEIVKMVRDIFGRGNDFATKITYASRRNGDNPDELIQALRNSPELRIAVTVDMIATGTDVRPLECVFFLRPVRTATYFEQMKGRGARTIDPADFQSVTPDAKVKDRFVIVDAVGVTEQELDEAVPLHRRTEAQISLKELLGKAGTLTADADEVATLAARLARLDRQLTDDERAELTDLADGQPLAAIARRLTDAVAPEALIPAHAAGPDAVRDLLAEALRPLAAAPELRQRILEIRRAHDITIDEVNADRLVSAAGVPAAERAQKVVHSWHAYLEEHRDEITALQVFFDGKGRVDFDQLKELAARIARPPQAWTPDRLWEAYVLLGRTAEAPGDRGVTDLITLIRYELDLDQELRPYRTVVEERFQGWLLRQEQAGTTFTPEQVWWLERIKNVIAASVAVTPDDLDGAPFTERGGIDGYVRAFGNDRAEPLITELNQELAA from the coding sequence GTGGATCATCAGCGTATTCGTAGGCTCGCCAACCAGTCCGCCAACTTCGGGTTCCTTGTGGATCATCCGTTGCTGGTCTTCTACGGCGTGGGCACCGAGTCGCTAATCTATGTGGACGCTCAGGCGTCAATGTTCAAAGCGCGCGCCTTCGGCGACACCATGGCCCGTGACCTGGTGCATCGCACCGGCACCAGGACGAGTGACGGCAGCTTCCACCACCAGGTGCAGGCACTGAACGCGGCCGGCGTACTGGTGCCGAAGGTCTTCGACGCGTTCACCCGGCTGCGCAAGGTCGGCAACCAGGCGGTGCACGACCACCTCGACCAGGTGCGAACCGCGCTGGAGATGCTGCGCGACTGCTTCGAGCTGGGCATCTGGTTCCACCGGGCGTTGACCGACGACCGCAGCCCGATCGGTTTCGTGCCACCCAGCCCGCCACCGCAGCAGGTGCCACAGAGCATCGTCGCCGGCCTGCAAGCTGAGCTGGACCGCTACCGCCAGGAGTTGGCCGAGGCGAAACTGCTGCTCGACGGGGAGCCGTCGGTGGCGGCGGCCCGCGTCGTCGCCGAGGCCGCGGCCGACCGGGCGGTCACCGAGTCGGCGGCCCGCCGTACGGTCGCCGCCGAGCTGGTCGCCGACCTGGAGCCGCAGATGACGGCGGCCAGCGCGGAGTTCGCCGCCCGCGAACCGGTCAAGGTGTCGGCGGCCAAGCGCGAGGCGTTCATCAGCCGCGCCCGGCGCGCGTCGGCCGAGCCGCTCAACGAGGTGCAGACCCGGGCCGAGATCGACCGGCAGCTCACCGCCGCCGGCTGGCAGGTCCAGGACGAAACCCAGATCAATCTGTACGCGGGGACCGGTGTCGCCGTACGGGAGGTGACTCTGGCCACCGGGCGGGCCGACTACCTGCTCTACGTACAGCAGAAGTTGGTCGGGGTGATCGAAGCCAAGCGGGAGGGGACCGCGCCGCGTGGCGCGGAGGCGCAGCTGGACCGCTACCTGCGCGGGCTGACCGCCGCGCAGCGGATGTCGGCCTGGCGGCGGGACGCGCCGCTGCCGTTCGGCTACGTCGCCACCGGCACCGAGACGGCGTTCGTCAACGGGTTGGACCCGCAGCCGCGTACCCGGGAGGTTTTTGCTTTTCACCGGCCGGAGACGCTCGCGCGGTGGATGCGGGAGGCGGCCGACGACCCGGCGGCACCGACGCTGCGGGCCCGGCTGCGGCAACTGCCGCCACTTGCGGAGGACGGGCTGCGGCAGGCTCAGATCGACGCGGTACGCGGCCTCGAAGGCGCGCTGGCGGCCGACCGCCCCCGGTCACTGATCCAGATGGCTACTGGTGCCGGAAAGACGTACACGGCGGTGACCAGCAGTTATCGGCTGCTGCGGCACGCCAAGGCGACCCGCATTCTGTTCCTGGTCGACCGCAACAACCTGGGCCGGCAGACGCTGCGCGAGTACGCCGGGTTCGCCGCGCCGGGGGATGGGCGCAAGTTCACCGAGCTGTACAACGTGGACCGGCTGGCCGGGGCGGGCATGCTCGACTCGTCGGCGGTGGTGATCTCCACGATCCAGCGGCTGTACGGCGCGCTGGCCGGCCGGGAGTTGCCGGACGTCGACGTCGACGACCAGGCATACGACAGCTATGACCTGGACGAACCGGCGCAGGTCGCCTACAACCCGGCTATCCCACCGGAAGCTTTTGATCTGATCATCGTGGACGAATGCCACCGGTCGATCTACGGCAAGTGGCGGGCGGTGCTCGAGTATTTCGACGCGTTCATGGTCGGGCTGACCGCCACGCCGGTGAAGCAGACCCTCGGCTTCTTCCAGCAAAATTTGGTCTCGGAGTACACCTACGAGCAGGCGGTCGCCGACGGGGTCAACGTCGGCTTCGACGTCTACCGGATCCGCACCGAGATCAGCGACGCCGGGGCGACCATCGAGGCGAAGACGGTGGTGCCGCTGCGCGACCGGCGGACCCGCGCCGAGCGCTACCAGGAGCTGGAGGAGGACTTCAGCTACGCCGCGAAGGACCTCGGCCGGTCGGTGATCTCCAAGGGGCAGCTGAAACTGGTGCTGGAGACCTTCCGGGATCGACTCTTCACCGAGATCTTCCCCGGCCGCACGACCGTACCCAAGACGTTGATCTTCGCGGTGGACGACAACCACGCCGAGGAGATCGTCAAAATGGTCCGCGACATCTTCGGCCGCGGCAACGACTTCGCCACCAAGATCACGTACGCGTCGCGGCGCAACGGCGACAACCCCGACGAGCTGATCCAGGCGCTACGCAACAGCCCGGAGCTGCGGATCGCCGTCACCGTCGACATGATCGCGACCGGCACCGACGTACGGCCGCTCGAATGCGTCTTCTTCCTGCGCCCGGTGCGCACCGCCACCTACTTCGAGCAGATGAAAGGCCGGGGCGCCCGCACCATCGACCCCGCCGACTTCCAATCCGTCACCCCGGACGCCAAAGTCAAGGACCGGTTCGTCATCGTCGACGCGGTCGGCGTCACCGAACAGGAGTTGGACGAGGCGGTGCCGCTGCACCGGCGCACCGAAGCACAGATCTCGCTGAAGGAACTGCTCGGCAAAGCCGGCACCCTCACCGCCGACGCCGACGAGGTGGCGACCCTGGCCGCCCGACTGGCCCGGCTCGACCGCCAACTCACCGACGACGAACGCGCCGAGCTGACCGACCTCGCCGACGGCCAACCCCTGGCCGCCATCGCCCGCCGGCTCACCGACGCCGTCGCCCCCGAAGCGCTCATCCCCGCGCATGCCGCCGGCCCCGACGCGGTCCGCGACCTGCTCGCCGAAGCCCTCCGGCCGCTCGCCGCCGCACCGGAGCTGCGGCAACGCATCCTGGAGATCCGCCGCGCCCACGACATCACCATCGACGAGGTCAACGCCGACCGGCTGGTCTCGGCCGCCGGGGTGCCGGCCGCCGAACGTGCTCAAAAGGTCGTCCACAGCTGGCACGCGTACCTGGAGGAACACCGCGACGAGATCACCGCGTTGCAGGTCTTCTTCGACGGCAAAGGCCGGGTCGACTTCGACCAGCTCAAAGAGTTGGCGGCGCGGATCGCCCGACCCCCGCAGGCCTGGACCCCGGACCGGCTGTGGGAGGCGTACGTGCTGCTCGGCCGCACCGCCGAAGCCCCCGGCGACCGGGGCGTCACCGACCTGATCACCCTGATCCGCTACGAACTCGACCTCGACCAGGAGCTGCGCCCTTATCGGACGGTCGTCGAAGAACGCTTCCAAGGATGGCTGCTCCGCCAGGAGCAGGCCGGCACCACCTTCACCCCCGAGCAAGTCTGGTGGCTGGAAAGGATCAAGAACGTGATAGCGGCAAGCGTTGCCGTCACCCCCGACGACCTGGACGGCGCCCCGTTCACCGAACGCGGCGGCATCGACGGGTACGTCCGAGCCTTCGGCAACGACCGCGCCGAACCCCTCATCACCGAACTCAACCAGGAACTGGCGGCATGA